From the genome of Streptomyces sp. NBC_00523:
GTCTGTCGTGTAGATCATCTGCCAGCGATTCACTTCAGGTCCATCAGGACTGGCGAGAGGTGGCCGCCGCTCGCCGACCGACGGGCTTGACCGGAGCTATGCGGGCGCGACCACAGTTTGCGCATCTTGAATCCCCGCAGCACCAAACAATGACCAGCAGCTTCATGAGGCGCATTGCTCTCTGTTCGCAGAGGAGACCACTGCGGACCTGTGGGAACATCGCGTCCCAGAGATCAGTGTTGAGCGGCGAACATCGCTTCGATCTCCTTGAGTACGAGGTCGGGCCGGTCCGTCGGCAGCTCGTGGGAAGTGCCCTTGGCAGTGACGAGCGTCCGGTTCGGCGCCTGCCGGGCGAACGAGGCGGCTGCGTCGCGCCAGCGCTGGGCGTCTTCAGGAGACCCGGCGAACGGAGTCTTCTCCGAAACCATGACCGTTGCCGGCACCGAAGTCGGCCACGTCACCTTGTGGAATGCCTTGTGCGCTGCGGCGAAGCCCTCTGCTGTGGAGATCAGCTGGCGGTTCTCCGGCTTCTCGGGGTCCTTCTTCGCCGCATCGACCTCCGGCTGAGTCCCGGCCACGAGACGGGGAATCTCCGCGTCCGTGAAGAACTGCGGGAGATTGGCGTCGACCAGGACCGCGCCGGAGATTATCTCCGGGTTGTCCTGGGCGAGGTAGTTCGCGATCTCTCCGGCCTGGGAGTGAGATACCAAGGTCACGTCCTTGGCGATGCCCATTTGCTTGAGTCCCGCCTTGAGGTCGCTGACGGCGCTCTGAACCTTCCACGCGCCGGGCACCACGTCGCTCTTGCCCAGACCGGCCCGGTCATACGTGATGACGGTGGCACCGGTGGCCGCGTGAAGCTTGGGGACGATGTCCTTCCACTGCGTGGAGTACTCCCCGCCGCCCGAGTCCAGAACGATGGTGGAACCGTTGCCCTGCGTGACGTAGAAGGCCACACGGTGACCCCCGTTGTCGACCATGTGCAGCTTCATTTCGGCCGCCTTGGCGGATCCCGGGGAGGCGGACGACGAGGCCGTGGGGCTGGAGGCGGAATCGTTGTCGCTGCAGGCAGTGATGCCACCGGCCCCCAGAGCCAGCAAGGCGAGGGATGACAGAACACGGGACGTGGAACGGCTCATACGGGGGGTGCGGGACACGAGTGATCCTTCGACGGCTTGAGGCGCTGTGGTACCTGTCCGATCATTTCGGGAACCTGGCTGCCCACGGAATCCGGCTGGCACGTCTGTTGGTGGTGCTGGTGGGGCCAGCGACGGTGGTGGGGTTACCCCCTGGTCCTTCGCCGACCCGTGTCTGCTCACCGATGAAGCCTGCCAGGTGTCCGCTTGGCTGCGCGCGGCCGTACACCGGTTCCTACTTGCTGGGGCCGGATGGCCCTCTGCGGTCCGGTGCATGGTGGATCCCGAGGTGCTGGAACGGATAACCGTGC
Proteins encoded in this window:
- a CDS encoding alpha/beta fold hydrolase gives rise to the protein MKLHMVDNGGHRVAFYVTQGNGSTIVLDSGGGEYSTQWKDIVPKLHAATGATVITYDRAGLGKSDVVPGAWKVQSAVSDLKAGLKQMGIAKDVTLVSHSQAGEIANYLAQDNPEIISGAVLVDANLPQFFTDAEIPRLVAGTQPEVDAAKKDPEKPENRQLISTAEGFAAAHKAFHKVTWPTSVPATVMVSEKTPFAGSPEDAQRWRDAAASFARQAPNRTLVTAKGTSHELPTDRPDLVLKEIEAMFAAQH